One genomic region from Bacillus sp. SLBN-46 encodes:
- a CDS encoding ATP-binding protein has protein sequence MKSKLVFKRSLVKRFVTLTRLFLVCFVIGSTLLLATQNFLNNSYITQRDELKVKQKIAVEVNDYFNQALFDIRGYIAYDNPTLRDNALAQEPKIKSRVIELTKHATTMKDRQLLATIHDFTQYYFNDTLPRVIHEYEKGNKEEVANIANNQGTARVVQFRQLMNTYLHDIDQDSETLYQKLIRIKTYIQIGFVLFIFFILLLLLGIIRLMLKQVGQPLTQLTFAANDIADGKDAVIPSYMNRDDEIGALSYAFQKMVEKVQENEQALIARNKELDSLVKIKSELVNTVSHELRTPLASILGFSELMLHRELKPERKEKYLTTIFNEAKRLTALINDFLDLQRLESGKQSYEKRYIEMVPLLEQVIEVQQMTTRYHDITLEAFVAHPVILGDQRKIIQVFTNLINNAIKYSPEGGKIKIQVFKSDRILKIAVRDNGLGIPEDSIDKLFTKFYRVDNSDRRKIGGTGLGLAIAQEIVIAHGGEITVQSQLGKGSIFIVVFPNFKNRRSSSNLQ, from the coding sequence ATGAAAAGTAAATTAGTCTTTAAAAGAAGTTTAGTAAAAAGATTCGTTACACTCACCAGACTCTTTCTTGTTTGTTTTGTTATTGGTTCAACGCTATTATTGGCAACACAAAACTTTCTAAATAACTCCTATATTACGCAGCGTGATGAACTAAAAGTAAAACAGAAAATTGCAGTGGAAGTAAATGATTATTTTAATCAAGCATTATTCGATATACGAGGGTATATTGCCTATGATAATCCAACTTTGAGAGATAATGCACTGGCACAAGAGCCTAAAATAAAGAGTCGGGTCATTGAACTAACTAAACATGCAACTACTATGAAAGATCGGCAATTACTTGCTACTATTCATGATTTTACACAATATTATTTTAATGACACGCTTCCGAGGGTCATTCACGAATATGAAAAAGGAAATAAAGAAGAAGTGGCAAACATAGCAAATAACCAAGGTACTGCGAGGGTTGTTCAATTTAGACAATTGATGAATACTTATTTGCATGACATTGATCAAGACAGTGAAACTCTCTATCAAAAACTAATAAGAATTAAAACATATATTCAGATTGGTTTTGTTTTATTTATCTTTTTCATTCTGTTGTTATTGTTAGGGATTATTCGATTAATGTTAAAGCAAGTTGGACAGCCTTTAACCCAACTTACCTTTGCTGCAAATGATATTGCTGATGGAAAAGATGCGGTCATACCTTCCTATATGAATCGCGACGATGAAATAGGTGCTTTATCATATGCCTTTCAAAAAATGGTCGAAAAGGTCCAAGAAAATGAGCAGGCATTGATTGCGAGAAATAAGGAATTGGATTCACTTGTGAAAATTAAATCAGAATTAGTTAACACGGTTAGCCATGAATTACGTACACCATTAGCAAGTATTCTAGGTTTTTCTGAATTAATGCTGCACCGTGAATTAAAACCAGAGCGAAAAGAAAAATATCTTACCACTATTTTTAATGAGGCCAAACGGCTTACAGCTTTAATCAATGATTTTCTCGACTTGCAGCGTTTGGAGTCGGGTAAACAATCTTATGAAAAAAGGTATATTGAAATGGTACCACTCTTAGAGCAGGTAATTGAGGTTCAGCAGATGACAACCAGATACCATGATATTACGCTTGAAGCCTTTGTAGCCCATCCCGTCATACTAGGTGATCAGAGAAAAATCATTCAGGTTTTCACAAATTTAATAAATAATGCTATCAAATATTCTCCAGAAGGTGGGAAAATAAAGATTCAAGTCTTTAAAAGTGATAGGATATTAAAAATTGCCGTTAGGGATAATGGATTGGGTATTCCAGAAGATTCAATTGACAAGTTATTTACAAAATTTTATCGGGTGGATAACTCGGATAGACGGAAAATTGGTGGGACTGGTTTAGGCTTAGCCATTGCCCAAGAGATTGTCATCGCTCATGGTGGAGAAATAACTGTTCAATCCCAATTGGGAAAAGGAAGCATTTTTATCGTTGTATTCCCAAACTTCAAAAATAGACGGTCAAGTAGTAATTTGCAATGA
- a CDS encoding RluA family pseudouridine synthase → MLKTMRKGEWFHLVVPNEWQGKTTDDIFRQIWEAPKKLTHSFRMENTVLLDGHRINWTLPLQTGDVLQIKLFVDEPLTMVPQFHDIDVIYEDDHVMVVNKPPFMNTHPNDITTDHTTLINALAFYLQSKGEDRNIRQIHRLDRDTSGAIFFAKHALAGAILDKMLEKREIKRTYIAAVHGLVRPKKGRINKAIGRDRHHATRRRVSDTGQEAITNYQVLTEDKNKYFSIVRCWLETGRTHQIRVHLSHVGHPLIGDTLYGGEGIVNRQALHAAKLEFNHPLTQELITCHAPIPDLQNLFQSIDIYSL, encoded by the coding sequence ATGCTTAAAACAATGCGTAAGGGAGAATGGTTTCATTTGGTTGTCCCTAATGAATGGCAAGGAAAAACAACAGATGACATTTTCCGTCAAATATGGGAAGCTCCTAAGAAATTAACTCATAGCTTTAGAATGGAAAATACAGTTTTATTAGATGGACACCGGATCAATTGGACATTACCATTACAAACCGGAGACGTGTTACAAATCAAACTGTTTGTTGATGAGCCTCTTACTATGGTCCCTCAATTCCATGATATTGACGTGATCTATGAGGATGACCATGTAATGGTGGTAAACAAGCCCCCATTTATGAACACTCACCCAAATGATATTACGACGGACCACACTACACTGATCAACGCCCTTGCTTTCTATTTACAATCAAAGGGAGAAGATAGAAACATTCGCCAAATCCACCGATTAGACCGTGATACTTCAGGGGCAATTTTTTTTGCTAAGCATGCCTTAGCAGGAGCAATATTAGACAAAATGCTGGAAAAACGTGAGATAAAGAGAACATACATAGCTGCGGTACACGGTCTGGTAAGACCCAAAAAAGGACGAATTAATAAGGCAATTGGCCGGGACCGCCACCATGCGACGCGAAGAAGAGTGTCCGATACAGGACAGGAAGCTATTACTAATTATCAGGTACTAACTGAGGATAAAAATAAATATTTTTCGATTGTAAGATGCTGGCTTGAAACTGGAAGAACCCATCAAATAAGAGTCCATTTAAGCCATGTAGGTCACCCTTTAATCGGTGATACACTTTATGGTGGAGAGGGAATAGTGAATCGGCAGGCATTACATGCGGCAAAGCTTGAATTCAATCATCCTCTTACCCAGGAACTAATTACATGCCATGCTCCTATTCCAGATTTACAAAACCTGTTTCAATCCATCGATATATACTCGTTGTAG
- a CDS encoding HEAT repeat domain-containing protein — protein MQNLELFFLSILTLSIFGMLFILLGYLTIRKAVDIKRRERISHYKEQYNPLLFFMLTEGSYARGLTPETALQQKAIEELFSRYTTLLEGEEEKTRLSELASLYLTDFYRRQLKSKRWSTRMNTLYHIEDFHMSQLLEDVSRLLRRKRISREELVHVLRILAKFHSKQMFELLTKEFDHLSEYDYRNILIRMERRQFDQFILHFHKSNISLQKAILDIISLKREMTYLSFLERIFESYNGEIKLRALKALAEIGYVKNVEPYLELLYSNKWEERMVAAKLIGSLKDERGIQRLIELLHDQSWWVRSQAGQAIDQFTNGKEILRSVFETSNDVFAKDMAWEWLHKGV, from the coding sequence ATGCAAAACCTTGAATTGTTTTTCCTTTCAATCTTGACACTCTCCATCTTTGGCATGTTGTTCATTTTGTTAGGATACTTAACTATTCGAAAAGCAGTTGATATTAAGAGAAGGGAGAGGATTAGTCATTACAAAGAACAATATAATCCTCTCCTTTTTTTTATGTTAACAGAAGGAAGTTATGCGAGGGGGCTTACTCCAGAAACAGCACTTCAGCAAAAGGCGATAGAGGAGCTGTTTAGCAGGTATACTACCTTACTTGAAGGGGAAGAGGAAAAAACGCGTTTGTCTGAACTCGCTTCCTTATATTTAACGGATTTTTATAGAAGGCAACTTAAAAGCAAAAGATGGAGTACACGGATGAATACGCTTTATCATATTGAGGATTTTCATATGAGCCAGCTTTTAGAAGACGTTTCAAGATTATTAAGAAGAAAAAGAATTTCTCGTGAGGAGCTTGTCCATGTCTTGAGAATTCTTGCCAAGTTTCACTCCAAGCAGATGTTTGAACTCCTTACAAAGGAATTTGACCATTTATCTGAATACGATTACCGTAATATTTTAATTCGTATGGAACGTAGACAATTCGACCAATTTATTCTCCATTTTCATAAAAGCAATATATCCCTTCAGAAGGCAATTCTTGATATCATTTCCCTGAAAAGAGAGATGACGTACCTCTCTTTTTTAGAGAGGATTTTTGAAAGCTATAACGGAGAAATTAAACTAAGGGCTTTAAAGGCATTGGCGGAAATCGGCTATGTAAAAAATGTTGAGCCGTACTTAGAACTTTTATACTCCAATAAGTGGGAAGAAAGAATGGTTGCAGCCAAATTAATAGGTTCTTTAAAGGACGAAAGAGGAATTCAAAGATTAATTGAGTTGTTGCATGATCAATCCTGGTGGGTCCGTTCACAAGCTGGACAAGCCATTGATCAATTTACTAATGGAAAAGAAATATTGCGTTCCGTCTTTGAAACATCAAATGATGTCTTCGCGAAAGATATGGCCTGGGAATGGCTTCATAAAGGAGTATAA
- a CDS encoding GlsB/YeaQ/YmgE family stress response membrane protein translates to MSFIWALIVGGVIGWLAGLIVGRNIPGGIIGNIIAGFVGAWIGTAILGNWGPHVADFAIVPAIIGAAVLVLLLSFVMRAFRKAD, encoded by the coding sequence GTGAGCTTTATTTGGGCATTAATTGTAGGCGGAGTGATTGGTTGGTTAGCTGGGCTTATTGTTGGAAGAAATATTCCTGGTGGAATTATAGGTAACATTATTGCTGGTTTTGTTGGTGCATGGATCGGGACAGCAATTTTAGGAAACTGGGGTCCGCATGTAGCTGACTTTGCTATAGTACCCGCAATAATTGGAGCTGCAGTGTTGGTTCTTCTTTTAAGCTTTGTAATGAGAGCCTTCAGAAAAGCCGATTAA
- a CDS encoding DUF47 domain-containing protein — MALKKTDKFSVLLSKISANLKESTNFFTEYKLKNVSDLKIFSEKMKELETKGDSFVHEVIKELNDAFITPIEREDILHLAMSMDDVLDGLEGCAALFEMYSITNADNFMIQFVDAIQGSVHEIDKAVELLSNKKLAQIREHAIKIKDFESKCDNILRQSIKNLFTVEKDPIRIIQYKEIYEELEDIADYCQAVANTLETIIMKNA, encoded by the coding sequence ATGGCATTAAAGAAAACTGATAAGTTCTCAGTATTACTTAGCAAAATTTCCGCTAACTTGAAAGAAAGTACAAATTTCTTCACAGAATATAAGTTAAAAAACGTAAGTGATTTGAAAATCTTCTCTGAGAAAATGAAGGAATTAGAAACTAAGGGTGACTCTTTTGTACATGAAGTCATTAAAGAACTAAATGATGCCTTCATTACTCCAATCGAACGTGAAGACATTCTGCACCTTGCAATGAGTATGGATGATGTCCTCGACGGTCTTGAAGGATGTGCGGCACTATTTGAAATGTATTCCATAACAAATGCTGATAACTTCATGATTCAATTCGTAGATGCCATTCAAGGAAGCGTCCATGAAATTGATAAAGCTGTTGAATTACTTTCCAATAAAAAACTAGCTCAAATTCGCGAACATGCAATTAAAATTAAAGATTTCGAATCAAAATGCGATAATATCCTACGTCAGTCTATTAAGAATTTATTCACAGTTGAAAAAGATCCAATTCGCATTATTCAATATAAAGAAATTTATGAAGAACTTGAAGATATCGCTGACTACTGTCAAGCAGTTGCCAATACTCTTGAAACCATCATTATGAAGAATGCATAA
- a CDS encoding glycosyltransferase, translating to MIFQWGDIVAVFAWFIAIYMVIVIVFYTVILVISLFQLRKEYQLDRVQAYEDYMDEFYTKPVSIIVPAYNEEAGIIQSVRSLLSVNYPTYEIIVVNDGSTDHTLEKMIEHYEMKEIKKVIRKQVDSKPIKKIYQSDILSNLFLVDKENGGKADALNVGLNFSHYPYFCSLDGDSVLEQDAFLKVMKPIIDSNEEVIASGGSVRIANGCQIQNGHIHQIGLSDKPLVVMQIIEYLRAFLMGRIGLSRHNLLLIISGAFGVFSKHWVIAAGGYRVDTVGEDMELVVRMHRLLKEKGQKKKIVYVPDPVCWTEVPEDFTYLRRQRRRWHRGLFESLWTHRKLTFNPKYGSIGFLAFPYFWIVEFFGPIVELSGYLFMILCLFLGGIYIEYSILLFLLSCLYGSIFSMAAVLLEEWSLTKYPKVSDIVKLFLYSLTETLWYRPLTVLWRCEGIWQMVIGDKSWGEMKRKGVSE from the coding sequence ATGATTTTTCAATGGGGAGATATTGTAGCAGTATTTGCTTGGTTTATAGCTATTTATATGGTAATCGTTATTGTGTTTTACACAGTCATTTTGGTAATCTCTTTATTTCAACTAAGAAAGGAATACCAGCTGGACAGAGTACAGGCTTACGAAGATTATATGGATGAATTTTATACGAAACCTGTATCTATTATAGTCCCTGCTTACAATGAAGAGGCAGGGATTATTCAGAGCGTTCGATCTTTATTAAGTGTTAATTATCCAACTTATGAAATCATTGTTGTAAATGACGGGTCTACCGATCACACACTTGAAAAGATGATTGAGCATTATGAAATGAAGGAAATAAAAAAAGTTATTCGAAAACAAGTGGACTCGAAACCCATTAAAAAAATATACCAATCTGATATCCTTTCAAATCTTTTTCTTGTCGATAAGGAAAACGGAGGAAAAGCTGATGCTTTAAACGTTGGTCTTAATTTCTCACACTATCCTTACTTTTGCTCACTAGATGGTGATTCTGTTTTGGAACAAGATGCCTTCTTAAAGGTTATGAAACCTATTATTGATTCAAATGAAGAGGTCATTGCTTCAGGTGGAAGCGTGAGAATAGCTAATGGCTGTCAAATTCAAAATGGTCATATTCATCAAATAGGGCTATCTGATAAGCCTCTTGTGGTGATGCAAATCATTGAATATTTACGTGCTTTTCTAATGGGCAGGATAGGTCTAAGTAGGCATAATCTTCTTTTAATCATTTCAGGTGCATTTGGCGTTTTTTCAAAGCATTGGGTGATTGCTGCGGGTGGGTACCGGGTGGATACCGTGGGTGAAGATATGGAATTAGTTGTACGAATGCATCGGCTTTTAAAGGAAAAAGGACAAAAAAAGAAAATCGTCTATGTCCCTGACCCCGTTTGTTGGACAGAGGTACCTGAGGACTTTACCTATTTACGGAGACAGAGACGACGCTGGCACAGAGGATTATTTGAGAGCCTATGGACACATAGAAAATTAACCTTTAATCCTAAATATGGTTCAATAGGATTCCTAGCTTTTCCGTACTTTTGGATTGTTGAATTTTTTGGGCCGATTGTGGAATTATCCGGCTATCTTTTTATGATTTTATGTTTATTCCTCGGGGGAATCTACATTGAGTATTCTATTTTACTGTTTCTACTATCTTGTTTATACGGGTCCATTTTTTCAATGGCTGCCGTTTTATTAGAAGAGTGGAGTTTAACAAAATACCCAAAAGTATCAGATATAGTAAAGCTTTTTCTATATTCCCTAACAGAAACGCTATGGTATCGTCCATTAACCGTACTTTGGAGATGTGAAGGAATATGGCAGATGGTAATAGGTGATAAAAGCTGGGGAGAAATGAAAAGAAAAGGTGTTTCAGAATGA
- the proC gene encoding pyrroline-5-carboxylate reductase, with translation MNKNIGFIGAGKMAQAMMEGLVTSNVIPKRNIMASAVSENTIKQVENKYGILTSLNNKEVARFSDILILAVKPDLHELVISEIKDEIQKDAIIVTIAAGITLLDIKQWFGYRVKAVRTMPNTPSLVGEGMSALCPNDVLSEEEIREVEQLFHCFGKSERLEEKLMDAIPSISGSSPAYVYMFIEALADGGVRQGIPRDKAYRLAAQAVLGAAKMVLDTGKHPGELKDNVCTPGGATIEAVAALEKEQFRGAILTAMESCTNKIKNLK, from the coding sequence ATGAATAAAAACATAGGATTTATCGGAGCGGGGAAAATGGCTCAAGCAATGATGGAAGGGTTAGTTACTTCAAATGTAATTCCTAAACGAAACATAATGGCTAGTGCTGTGTCTGAAAATACCATTAAACAAGTGGAGAATAAATATGGAATCCTCACATCCCTAAATAATAAAGAGGTAGCAAGATTTTCAGATATACTGATCTTAGCAGTTAAACCTGACCTTCATGAATTGGTTATTTCTGAAATTAAAGATGAAATCCAAAAAGATGCTATTATTGTAACGATTGCAGCAGGCATTACACTTTTAGATATAAAACAATGGTTTGGTTATCGAGTAAAAGCCGTTCGGACAATGCCGAATACCCCATCCCTAGTGGGAGAAGGAATGAGTGCATTATGTCCAAATGATGTCCTTAGCGAGGAAGAAATTAGAGAAGTGGAGCAATTATTTCACTGTTTTGGTAAAAGTGAGCGCCTAGAGGAAAAACTAATGGATGCCATCCCTTCCATAAGTGGGTCATCGCCAGCGTATGTATATATGTTCATAGAAGCCTTGGCTGATGGAGGTGTTAGACAAGGAATTCCGAGAGATAAGGCTTACCGTCTCGCAGCTCAGGCCGTTCTCGGCGCAGCTAAAATGGTTCTTGATACGGGTAAGCATCCTGGAGAACTGAAAGATAATGTATGTACCCCAGGTGGTGCAACAATCGAAGCTGTTGCTGCTCTCGAAAAAGAACAATTTCGTGGAGCCATCCTTACTGCTATGGAGAGCTGTACAAATAAGATAAAAAATTTAAAGTGA
- a CDS encoding YitT family protein codes for MKQKIAAMLLGSLLLSLGVNGFLVPYQLLDGGVIGLGLIIHYFYGWPTGLSIILLSLPLYVLAWFFERRYFFYSLHGLIISSFCIDLFSFINGKIHLDILPSTVIGGVLVGIGIGLMLRYETSTGGTDLLAQILTKFTSINIGIIIFLIDGLVITSGIQVVGLEKFFYSLLTILCVGLMTTVTVSRRPETN; via the coding sequence ATGAAACAAAAAATCGCTGCAATGCTGCTGGGGAGTTTACTATTAAGCCTTGGTGTAAATGGCTTTTTAGTACCATACCAGCTCTTAGATGGTGGTGTCATCGGGTTAGGGTTAATTATTCACTACTTTTATGGCTGGCCAACTGGACTGAGTATCATTTTATTAAGTTTACCTCTCTATGTCCTAGCGTGGTTTTTCGAGAGACGTTATTTTTTTTATAGCCTCCATGGGTTAATTATTTCATCCTTTTGCATTGATTTATTTTCATTTATTAATGGAAAGATTCATCTTGATATACTGCCAAGTACGGTAATAGGTGGGGTCCTGGTTGGAATAGGAATTGGCCTTATGCTTCGCTATGAAACAAGTACTGGAGGTACAGATTTATTAGCTCAAATATTAACTAAATTTACTTCTATCAATATTGGCATTATCATTTTTTTGATTGATGGACTAGTTATTACAAGCGGCATTCAAGTCGTTGGACTAGAAAAATTTTTCTACTCCCTTCTTACCATCCTATGTGTTGGGTTAATGACAACAGTTACGGTTTCTCGAAGGCCCGAAACAAATTAA
- a CDS encoding response regulator, translating to MKRILLAEDEEILRMLIIDTFEEKEYLIDEAEDGQEALELIERNFYDLIILDYMMPFLTGLEVIQKVKPMVEHTHTKILVLSAKSQQFEQEKVFEAGADYYMTKPFIPSQLLLMVEEIFNEK from the coding sequence GTGAAAAGAATCTTATTAGCGGAAGATGAAGAAATATTAAGAATGCTGATTATTGATACGTTCGAAGAGAAGGAGTATCTCATAGATGAAGCAGAGGATGGTCAGGAGGCTTTAGAATTAATTGAACGAAATTTCTACGATCTAATTATATTAGATTATATGATGCCGTTTTTAACGGGACTTGAAGTCATTCAGAAAGTTAAGCCGATGGTTGAACATACCCATACAAAAATCTTGGTGTTATCTGCAAAAAGTCAGCAATTCGAACAAGAGAAGGTATTTGAGGCAGGCGCTGATTATTACATGACAAAACCATTTATTCCAAGTCAGCTTTTGCTAATGGTTGAGGAAATCTTTAATGAAAAGTAA
- a CDS encoding diguanylate cyclase — MDFTKYKNLLFQKIKSQISMWFEVKEESQISNSEVYRFLHSVHGSSGTLQLGGLHQLSGRLIEQIEETDHKQWEKEELMNFLGELINLSYEFENFYEIEENKEIRHDEHLPLIQIIDDDVSMLILLKDTFEEKGWMVAANTTPEKAIAHYYDLNPDCVIIDINLAAISGFQVLNDLNEHNKQKFVPKIMISLLNDRETRMKAYKLGADDFIEKPIDLEELTVRVERLLTRKKLYDQSVMLDELTKLYNRKFLIDVFNRNIKDLIRNKQLFSIAIIDLDHFKQINDSFGHLTGDYVLSTFANFLKEHTRTSDIVFRYGGEEFVILFQNTAQNDAVEIVSRLLREFSMTNFEKNESIFTVTFSAGVFTIHIPDILLEEALKIADQALYQAKKNGRARVEVINHSPIELSKKTLFVSIIDDDAIIRTMLVRILKVMEFDHFELNLEAFEDGVQFFESKRIEESGEHFLILDGVMPVMDGIEILQKVKRLKKDRNMHVLMLTGRKSESDIERALKLGADDYVTKPFSIKELQARIQRLIKRMK, encoded by the coding sequence ATGGATTTTACAAAATATAAAAACTTACTGTTTCAAAAGATAAAGAGTCAAATTTCCATGTGGTTTGAAGTAAAGGAAGAATCACAAATTTCCAATTCAGAGGTATATCGATTTTTACACTCGGTCCATGGAAGTTCGGGAACCCTTCAACTGGGAGGGCTTCACCAACTTTCTGGGAGACTAATTGAACAAATAGAAGAAACAGATCATAAACAATGGGAAAAAGAAGAGTTAATGAATTTTCTTGGTGAATTAATTAATCTTTCCTATGAATTTGAAAACTTCTATGAAATAGAGGAAAACAAAGAAATTCGTCACGACGAACATCTCCCTCTAATCCAAATTATTGATGATGATGTTTCTATGCTTATTTTGTTAAAGGACACATTTGAGGAAAAAGGCTGGATGGTTGCAGCAAACACCACACCAGAGAAGGCAATAGCCCATTACTATGATTTAAATCCTGATTGTGTAATTATTGACATAAATTTAGCTGCCATCAGTGGGTTTCAAGTCCTCAATGACTTGAATGAGCATAACAAGCAGAAATTTGTTCCTAAAATTATGATTAGTCTTTTAAATGACCGAGAAACAAGAATGAAGGCTTACAAGTTGGGCGCAGATGACTTTATTGAAAAACCAATTGATTTGGAGGAATTAACCGTCAGGGTAGAACGGCTTCTAACACGAAAAAAATTATACGACCAATCAGTGATGTTAGATGAACTTACGAAACTCTACAACAGGAAATTTCTAATTGATGTTTTTAATAGAAATATTAAAGATTTAATTCGGAACAAACAACTATTTAGTATAGCCATTATAGACCTTGACCATTTTAAACAGATCAATGATTCATTCGGTCATCTCACTGGGGATTATGTTCTTTCCACATTCGCTAACTTTTTAAAGGAGCATACAAGAACTTCGGATATTGTATTTAGATATGGCGGGGAAGAGTTTGTCATCCTTTTTCAAAATACTGCTCAAAATGATGCTGTCGAGATTGTTTCGCGTCTCTTAAGAGAGTTTAGTATGACAAATTTTGAAAAAAATGAATCGATATTTACCGTTACCTTTTCCGCAGGAGTGTTTACCATTCATATTCCAGATATTCTGCTGGAAGAGGCCTTAAAAATAGCGGACCAAGCTTTATATCAAGCAAAGAAAAATGGTAGGGCAAGAGTTGAAGTGATTAATCATTCACCAATAGAACTATCGAAAAAAACATTGTTTGTTTCAATTATTGATGACGATGCCATCATTCGAACGATGTTGGTACGAATACTTAAGGTGATGGAATTTGACCATTTTGAATTAAATCTGGAAGCATTTGAAGATGGAGTTCAATTTTTTGAATCGAAACGCATCGAAGAATCAGGGGAGCATTTTCTAATCTTAGATGGTGTGATGCCTGTAATGGACGGAATAGAAATACTTCAAAAGGTGAAAAGACTAAAAAAGGATAGGAATATGCATGTCTTAATGTTAACGGGAAGAAAAAGTGAGTCCGATATTGAAAGAGCACTAAAGCTCGGTGCAGATGATTATGTAACCAAGCCTTTCAGTATAAAAGAACTGCAAGCAAGAATACAGAGGCTTATCAAAAGGATGAAATAG
- a CDS encoding anion permease, which translates to MSLVLILTILIVIGALAFDFINGFHDTANAIATSVSTKALKPRQAILLAAIMNFVGALTFTGVAKTVSKDIVDPFMLHNGSVVILAALLSAIFWNLLTWYFGIPSSSSHAIIGSIAGAAIAAEGFNVLNYTGFIKILEALIISPLLAFVVGYIIYSIFKVAFKNFNLTKTNRNFRYIQIATAALQSYSHGTNDAQKSMGIITLALIANNYLHPDAGIPFWVQLSCAIAMGLGTSIGGWKIIKTVGGKIMKIRPINGVAADLTGAAVIFGATFAHLPVSTTHVISSGILGVGSAHRLKGVKWDTAQRMLITWVITLPITALIAAISYFILNLFF; encoded by the coding sequence ATGAGCCTTGTTTTAATTTTAACCATATTAATCGTTATTGGCGCTCTTGCATTTGATTTTATTAATGGTTTCCATGATACTGCAAATGCGATTGCTACCTCCGTTTCAACTAAAGCATTAAAACCACGCCAAGCTATCTTATTGGCTGCCATAATGAACTTTGTTGGTGCACTTACATTTACGGGTGTTGCTAAAACAGTATCTAAGGATATTGTTGATCCATTCATGTTACACAATGGTTCTGTTGTTATTCTTGCAGCATTACTTTCAGCTATTTTTTGGAACTTACTTACTTGGTATTTTGGAATCCCAAGTAGTTCTTCTCACGCCATTATTGGGTCAATTGCTGGTGCAGCAATAGCAGCAGAAGGGTTTAATGTCCTGAACTATACTGGCTTTATTAAAATCTTAGAAGCACTTATCATTTCACCATTATTAGCATTTGTAGTTGGTTACATCATTTACAGTATTTTTAAAGTAGCATTTAAAAACTTTAATTTAACGAAAACGAACCGAAATTTCCGATATATTCAAATTGCCACTGCGGCCTTACAATCTTATTCACACGGGACAAATGATGCTCAGAAATCAATGGGAATCATCACTCTTGCTTTAATTGCCAACAACTATTTACATCCAGATGCGGGAATCCCATTCTGGGTTCAATTATCCTGCGCCATTGCAATGGGATTAGGTACTTCTATCGGTGGATGGAAAATTATTAAAACGGTTGGCGGTAAGATTATGAAAATCCGTCCAATTAACGGTGTTGCAGCCGATTTAACTGGAGCAGCAGTTATTTTTGGTGCTACTTTTGCTCACTTACCAGTAAGTACAACACATGTTATTTCTTCAGGGATCTTAGGTGTTGGTTCTGCTCATCGCCTAAAGGGCGTTAAGTGGGATACCGCACAGCGTATGCTTATCACATGGGTTATTACCCTTCCTATTACTGCACTAATAGCAGCTATCAGTTATTTTATTCTAAATTTATTCTTTTAA